Proteins co-encoded in one Anabas testudineus chromosome 8, fAnaTes1.2, whole genome shotgun sequence genomic window:
- the LOC113159858 gene encoding promethin, with product MQHTNSKSGGSRNSSSSSNSEADFQQLWGRWTTMLNGLYDDPRVTQVMNSGVGRYLSSHPFLALTVMLFSSMAAVPVGLFLIFALVTIVMSAIGFVFCEVILLSVAGLTLLSVLSGLALFSIVVAFIVNAFYFIIVTILKYYPLSKQVKAQEEFEGETPKPKDIQ from the exons ATGCAGCACACCAACAGCAAAAGTGgtggcagcagaaacagcagcagcagcagcaacagtgagGCTGACTTTCAGCAGCTGTGGGGAAGATGGACCACTATGTTGAATGGCCTTTATGATGACCCGAGG GTAACACAGGTGATGAACTCAGGAGTCGGGCGGTATCTCAGCAGCCACCCTTTCTTAGCTCTCACGGTGATGCTGTTCAGCTCCATGGCTGCAGTCCCTGTTGGACTTTTCCTAATTTTTGCCCTTGTGACCATTGTTATGTCTGCAataggttttgttttctgcGAGG TGATCCTGTTGTCTGTAGCTGGGTTGACTCTGCTTTCTGTGCTCTCTGGGCTCGCCCTCTTCTCCATTGTTGTTGCATTCATCGttaatgctttttatttcataatcGTCACCATCCTCAAGTATTACCCTCTGTCAAAg CAAGTTAAAGCTCAGGAGGAGTTTGAGGGAGAAACTCCAAAACCCAAAGACATACAGTag
- the LOC113163366 gene encoding ER lumen protein-retaining receptor 2-like — MNIFRLIGDLSHLAAIIILLLKIWKSRSCAGISGKSQILFAIVFTTRYLDLLTSFISLYNTCMKVIYIGCAYATVYLIYMKFRATYDGNHDSFRVEFLVVPVGGLAVLINHDFSFLEILWTFSIYLESVAILPQLFMISKTGEAETITTHYLFCLGLYRALYLFNWIWRFYFEGFFDMIAIVAGVVQTVLYCDFFYLYVTKVLKGKKLSLPA; from the exons ATGAACATCTTTAGACTCATAGGGGACCTCTCTCATCTGGCTGCTATCATCATCCTGCTGCTCAAAATATGGAAAAGCAGGTCGTGTGCAG GTATCTCTGGAAAGAGCCAAATCCTGTTTGCTATAGTGTTCACCACACGCTACTTGGATCTGCTGACCTCCTTCATCTCCCTCTATAACACATGCATGAAG GTGATCTACATTGGCTGTGCATATGCTACAGTCTACCTGATCTACATGAAGTTCAGGGCCACCTATGATGGAAATCATGACAGTTTTAGAGTGGAGTTTCTAGTTGTTCCTGTTGGAGGTCTCGCCGTTCTCATCAACCATGACTTCTCTTTCTTAGAG ATTCTTTGGACATTCTCCATCTATCTGGAGTCGGTGGCAATTCTGCCTCAGCTCTTCATGATTAGCAAGACCGGTGAGGCGGAGACAATCACCACCCACTACCTGTTCTGCCTGGGCCTGTATCGAGCCCTCTATCTCTTCAATTGGATCTGGCGTTTCTATTTTGAGGGCTTCTTCGACATGATTGCCATTGTAGCGGGAGTGGTCCAGACAGTCCTCTACTGTGACTTCTTCTACCTTTATGTCACCAAAG TGTTGAAAGGCAAGAAGCTGAGTCTGCCAGCATAA
- the si:ch211-139g16.8 gene encoding immunoglobulin superfamily member 6 has protein sequence MDHLFWFSLLLIHLQVSESIGKENCLWQPASQAEEKAGQSAVLECTITAACSENGMLFEWFVFKENNHHHHLDLSSNSYKFSLDKASLHINSLDVNDSGIYHCAAVWPGEPTQGRQYVGPGTTLIVRENFKPTELYIHLWIFFAICTIYSLTIVSLIVFKKSGCTQSICRENYKKNSTKNENRRTQFRDVLEEMYSKKNLKRQKQTAGPNEAASADINSSNDDIYQNV, from the exons ATGGAccatttgttttggttttctctcCTGCTCATTCACCTACAAGTATCAG aGAGCATTGGGAAAGAAAATTGCTTATGGCAGCCAGCCAGTCAGGCTGAGGAGAAAGCAGGGCAATCCGCTGTTCTGGAGTGTACCATCACTGCAGCCTGTTCAGAAAATGGCATGCTTTTTGAGTGGTTCGTtttcaaagaaaacaaccaTCACCATCACCTTGACTTGAGTAGCAATTCTTACAAATTCAGCCTGGACAAAGCTTCTTTACACATCAATTCACTTGATGTTAACGACAGCGGGATCTaccactgtgctgcagtttggCCTGGGGAGCCAACACAGGGCCGACAGTATGTAGGACCGGGTACAACACTTATAGTAAGGG AAAACTTTAAACCAACGGAATTGTACATTCATCTGTGGATATTCTTTGCCATTTGTACCATCTACAGCTTGACAATAGTTTCACTTATCGTTTTCAAAAAG TCTGGCTGCACTCAGAGCATCTGCAGAGAAAACTACAAG aaaaactcaacaaaaaatgaaaatagacGAACACAATTCCGCGACGTACTGGAAGAAATGTACAGCAAAAAGAATCTGAAGAGgcagaaacaaactgcaggCCCAAACGAG GCAGCAAGTGCTGACATCAACAGCTCAAATGATGACATCTATCAAAATGTCTAA
- the zgc:171489 gene encoding transmembrane protein 180, translated as MTVEDNLVSGALPGRMNLMRFLIYFGINPAALAYVMTTLGSSMINNIFSFYYVNLFLNKYKISEGAFHQSQVVYMVWNAVNDPLFGYLQDNSRVPCCSQRRLSILYGAPLYSLAFLIAWFPWRSYTPGDWLSGLHLMVALCAFDGMLTFVLLAQCALFAEISSHHHNRIRLIKYSQVASLIGSSSVLFCGMLSRNMEDFSAFQAFTVLIAVLSCCCMLYTGIHSESRFDNKVSESDALGSVDQTSQSTFSFSTLRTLMWQILTYRDFQLFVLMNFFQVFLLAFFNNFTMIFTERLIPPDTLNSLAKSIMYGAGFICPQLLVLSCQSLLHGLGYYRMILFSFYVEAGMAAIMLVLGAQHYYFLAFFLTISMIIIQASFSLFGLPLADIIDADLQKYKRSSPLSAMVFGTNALFTKPAQSLAPMMVLNILNQFGYEKMKDEGRNSDPSTLESLHSVMFYLVCLVPMIIAAVQVLAWRPFSIRNSHTVDSKYIDG; from the exons ATGACCGTGGAGGACAACCTTGTCTCAGGTGCGCTACCCGGAAGAATGAATCTAATGCGTTTCCTGATCTACTTTGGGATAAATCCTGCAGCTCTGGCTTATGTGATGACAACTTTGGGATCTTCTATGATAAACAACATATTCAGCTTCTACTATGTCAACCTTTTTCTCAATAAGTACAAGATATCCGAGGGAGCGTTCCACCAGTCACAA GTGGTGTACATGGTGTGGAATGCAGTCAATGACCCCTTGTTTGGCTACCTGCAAGATAACTCCAGGGTGCCCTGTTGCTCTCAGCGACGTCTCTCCATCCTGTATGGTGCTCCCCTCTACTCGCTTGCTTTTCTTATTGCCTGGTTCCCATGGCGGTCCTACACTCCTGGTGACTGGTTGAGTGGCTTACACTTGATGGTAGCATTGTGTGCTTTTGACGGCATGCTGACTTTTGTGCTACTGGCACAATGTGCGCTGTTTGCAGAGATTTCCAGCCACCATCACAATAGGATAAGACTTATAAAGTACAGCCAA GTGGCTTCTCTCATTGGGTCCTCCAGTGTCCTCTTCTGCGGTATGTTGTCAAGAAACATGGAGGACTTCTCTGCCTTTCAGGCCTTCACAGTACTGATCGCTGTTTTGAGCTGTTGCTGCATGCTCTATACGGGCATCCACAGTGAGAGCCGGTTTGATAACAAAGTATCTGAATCCGATGCCCTGGGGTCTGTTGACCAGACGTCACAGtcaacattttccttttccacGTTAAGAACTTTGATGTGGCAAATCCTGACCTACAGAGACTTTCAGCTATTTGTGCTCATGAACTTCTTCCAGGTTTTCTTATTGGCTTTCTTCAATAATTTTACAATGATATTTACTGAGCGCCTGATTCCTCCGGATACACTTAATTCACTGGCTAAGAGCATCATGTATGGAGCGGGATTCATCTGTCCACAG CTGTTAGTATTAAGCTGTCAGAGTCTGCTTCATGGTCTTGGCTACTACAGGATGATCCTCTTCAGCTTCTATGTGGAGGCCGGAATGGCAGCTATCATGCTAGTACTTGGTGCTCAGCACTACTATTTCCTGGCATTTTTTCTCACCATTAGCAT GATCATAATTCAAGCAAGCTTCAGTCTTTTCGGCCTTCCCTTGGCCGACATCATCGACGCCGACCTTCAGAAGTACAAGCGCAG TTCCCCTCTGTCCGCAATGGTGTTTGGGACGAATGCTTTGTTCACCAAGCCAGCTCAGTCTCTAGCCCCTATGATGGTGCTTAACATCCTCAACCAGTTTGGATATGAAAAGATGAAGGATGAAGGAAGGAATTCAGATCCCAG caCCCTGGAGAGCCTCCACAGTGTCATGTTCTACTTGGTTTGTCTTGTGCCCATGATTATTGCTGCTGTGCAAGTCCTGGCTTGGAGGCCATTTTCCATTCGCAACAGTCACACGGTCGACTCAAAGTACATTGACGGCTAA